GGTCTCCAACAAAATCAACTATTAAAATATTTGCAAAGTCATAGGTATCTACATTTCTTTTGATAATGCCCATTTTCTTATACTTCTGATATGCTTCTTCAACATCTTTTTCAGAAATAGAAACAGTTTTTTTAATATTTTCAATATACGTATCTACCATAATTTTCTTTATAATCTGTTGCTTAATATATTCATCTGATAGGTGATATGATTGTAACCAGCGTTGATAAGCCTCTTTTCCACCTAACAACTGAATACCCTCTTCGTAAATATGTTCAACTTCCTCTTGAGAATATGTAATATTTTCACGACTCGCCAACAAAAATATCATGGTATGTTCTACAATCTCATCGAGGACTTTCCGCTGAAATTGCTCGTAATGTTGAGGGGAAGTTAAATATGCTGTTTGCTGTAATTCTAACTGTCTATATCGCAAATAGGCTTGGTAATCTGCTTTGGTTATTATTTCAGAACCTACCTGAACCAGCTTTTCATCAGATACCGAAGTAGTAGTTGCATTCGTTTCAAAATCCTTATGATTCACTGTATTTTCAGCTGAAAAGGAAGCCGTAATAGCCCAACAAAATCCA
This sequence is a window from Candidatus Hydrogenedens sp.. Protein-coding genes within it:
- a CDS encoding peptidylprolyl isomerase translates to MAYNSILLRIGLLTFIGFCWAITASFSAENTVNHKDFETNATTTSVSDEKLVQVGSEIITKADYQAYLRYRQLELQQTAYLTSPQHYEQFQRKVLDEIVEHTMIFLLASRENITYSQEEVEHIYEEGIQLLGGKEAYQRWLQSYHLSDEYIKQQIIKKIMVDTYIENIKKTVSISEKDVEEAYQKYKKMGIIKRNVDTYDFANILIVDFVGDPEKEKLINEIYRRTQKGEDFFALAKEYSQDTFSSHQNYMYYEMTLNDVQPEIKHYLVFLPEGAISPPFRSRNGWNIIKIVSKNSPGDVPLAKVEKGIQRDLVQQKVREVLKQELEKLKNEITITYFYN